The Bacteroidota bacterium sequence GTCGTTTCCTGCTCCGTGATATTTATGAAAATGATAACTCATAATTATTACTAACTTTTCGAATACTCAATAGCGGCCCGCACAAAGTCAACAAACAAAGGATGAGGATTGGCAACCGTACTTTTTAATTCAGGATGGAATTGAGCGCCAATAAACCAGGGATGATCGTGCAATTCCATGATTTCAACCAAATCACTTTTTGTATTTAATCCAACTGGAATAAATCCTGCTTTTTTGTAATCTTCACGAAATTTATTATTGAATTCGTAGCGATGTCTGTGTCTTTCTGCAATTGTTTTTTTCTTGTAAATCTTATATGCTTTGCTATCAGAACTTATATCACATGGATAGGACCCTAAACGCATGGTTCCTCCTTTGTTAATGATATTAGTTTGTTCTTGCATAAGGTCAATTACAGGATACTCACTATCAGGATTGAATTCTGTAGAATGTGCATCAGCAAATTTTAACACATTACGTCCAAATTCAATTACAGCACATTGCATTCCTAAACAAATACCAAAGAATGGAATTTTATTTTCACGAACATAATTTATTGCTGTTACTTTTCCTTCAATACCTCTATCACCAAAACCAGGTGCTACCAATATCCCATGATATTTACTTAATTTTTCAGCAACATTATTATTATTGATGTATTCAGAGGAAATATAATCAACTTTCACCTTGCATTCATTCATTGCTGAAGCATGCGTGAAAGATTCTTTGATTGATTTATAAGCATCAGGAAGTTCAGTGTATTTGCCAATCAGTGCAATGGATACTTCTCTTACAGGTGTTTTTAGCTTTTGAATGAATTTTTTCCAGGCTGTTAATTCTGGATCATGCTTAGCCATCAAATTCAACTTAAAGAGAACTACCCGATCAAGGTTTTCCTCTTTCATTTTAAGGGGAACTTCATAAATTGTATCTACATCAATTGCTTCAATAACAGAATCGGTTGTAACATTACAAAATTTGGCAATTTTTGCACGAATATCTTTTCCAAGTGAATGTTCTGCACGGCAAACTAATATGTCAGGTTGAATTCCATGTTCTTGCAGGACTTTTACAGAATGTTGAGTGGGTTTGGTTTTTAATTCTCCAGCAGCTTTTAAAAAGGGGATGAGTGTTAAATGTATAACCAGACACATACCAGGACCAAGCTCCCATTTAAACTGACGAACTGCTTCTACAAATGGTGTTGATTCAATATCACCAACTGTTCCTCCAATTTCTGTAATGACAATATCAAAATTTCCACTTTCAGCAAGTTTAGTAAACCTGCTTTTAATTTCATCGGTAATATGAGGAACAACCTGAACAGTTTTTCCCAGGAAATCGCCATGTCTTTCTTTATTAATAACAGCCTGATAAACAGCACCAGTTGTAGTGTTATTCATTTGTGAAGTTGGCTGGTTCAGAAAACGTTCATAATGACCAAGGTCAAGATCGGTTTCAGCTCCATCATCAGTTACATAACACTCCCCATGTTCATAAGGGTTTAAAGTGCCAGGGTCCACATTGATATAAGGATCAAACTTTTGAATGGTTACCCTGTATCCTGAAGCTTGTAAAAGTTTTGCCAATGAGGATGCCAATATTCCTTTGCCCAATGATGATGTTACTCCGCCTGTAACAAAAATGTAACGTGTAGATTTCATGCTTATTTAACTATAAGTATTATTTAATATATAATTTGCCTGCTCAAGGTCTTCAGGCGTATCAACTGAAATACCATGATGCTTGCTTTCTATCAATTTAATTTTATAACCGTGATAAAGCCACCTAAGTTGCTCCAGCGATTCGGCAGCTTCAGTCTGGATGGACTGCAATTTAACAATTTCTTTCAAAACAGAAGTCCGAAAAGCATATATACCTATGTGCTTATGAAAGGTATTTTCTGCAAACCACTTGTCAATATTTTGATCACGAATGTAGGGGATAACCGATCGACTAAAATAGAGCGCAAAATTATGCTGATCGACCGTTATTTTAATATTATTTGGACTGTGAAGTTCATCAAGTGTTTCAAATTTGTCCATCAAACTGGCAATTTGGATGTCTTTTTCTTCAAAAACACGACTTAGTTGTTTCAAATGACTTGGATCGATAAAAGGCTCATCACCCTGTACATTTATAACGATATCAAAATCATTGGTTGATTTGGTTAATGCTTCAGCACATCTTTCAGTACCGGTTGTATGATTCGATGAGGTTATTATAACCTTGGCTCCAAATTTTTCAACATGCTCCTTAATTCGATCATCATCCGTTGCTATCAACACTTCATCAACACCACTTAATTTTACTCTTTCATACACTCTTCGAATCATGGATTTATCTCCAATCATGGCTAAAGGTTTTCCCGGAAATCGACTAGACGCATAACGTGCTGGTATTATGGCAATAACTTTCATTTTCAACTGATTTATGAGTCGTCAATATCATTAAGATTTCCATCTGATTCAAAATTATTTTTCCACTTAAATGGACTAAAAACTGCTGCTATTACCATTTGCACGGTGGATAATTCAATTCATATGGTGCTTTATATGTACTTTTGCTGCTCCTATAAAAAAACGCAATCAATGCAAACAAGCAGTAAATTTCCTTTACAACAGTCCGTTTTGTTTTTACTGCTATCTATTTTTATGTTAAGCAATTCATTTGCTGATGCTCCAATTTACGAATCAGATTCTTTAGTAGTAACCGATATCCTGATTCTTGGCACTAAGAAAACGAAGGATCATGTTATACTAAGGGAATTGACCTTTCAAAAAGGCTCGGTTATTTCAAAACAAAAATTAGATACCATTGTGCGAATTAATGAGAATCATATTTTCAATACGCATTTGTTTTTGGAAGTAAATATTGAAAGCAGAATTCTGGATCAAAATGAAGTAAGTTTTATCATTGTTGTTAAAGAACGGTGGTACACTATTCCCAATGTGGTAATTGAATTAGCTGACAGAAGTTTAAATGAGTGGTGGTATTTGTATAATCACGACATGAAGCGTGTTGAATATGGATTCTTGCTCAATCAATACAATTGCCGTGGGCGAAATGAAACTTTCTCAGCTATGGTTAAAAGTGGTTTTTCACAACAACTTTATGCCAGTTATGAGGTACCTTATTTTGCCAAAAGTCAAAAATCAGGCTTATTGCTTGTGGCTCAGTATATAAGAAATCGCGAATTTGCATTGACAACCTTACAATCAAATGAACTTTCTTATTTGAGAAAGGATGAATTTATTCGTCAACGCATGCGATTTGATGTGCGCTACTCATATCGTCCTAGTATTAGCAACAAGCATAGTATTAATTTCTCCTATAATCAGGATGGAATAAGTGATAGTGCAGCTCAGATAAATCCCAGCTATTTAGAAAATGGCAGTAATAAACAGCAATATTTTGCTTTGCAATATATTTTCGAAACCAATAAAACCAATATTCATTATTATCCCACAGCAGGATATTATTCAAAGCTTGAATTAGTAAAAAATGGACTTTCAATTTTTAATGATGTTAATCATGTAAATTTTTCTGGCCTTTTTTCCGCCTATAAACCTATTAGTAAAAAACTGTTTTTTGCTACCCAACTTTCAACAGAATTTAGCAGCGGACGCAATCAATCTTTTTTATTGGCTCCAAATTTTGGCTATCATGGAATTTTTGTTCGTTCATTTGAATACTACTTGATAAAAGGTCAAGCTTACTTTTTGAATAGAAATGAATTAAAGTACCATCTTTTGTCACATGTTCTGGATTTAGAATTTATTACGCTTCCAAAATTCAATAGAATTCCGATTGATGCCTATGTAAAGCTGTTTTTTGATGATGGTTATGTGTATGATGATTTTCATTATAAAAGCTTTAACCTGCAAAATAAGTGGTTGTTAAGTGCAGGCGTTGGGCTCGATATCGTAAGTTATTATGATATGGTATTTCGGTTTGAATATGGCTGGAATAATCTGAAGGAAAACGGATTCTTTTTGCATGTGAATAAGGCGATATAAAATTCCAAACTTAATTAATTCTTATTTGATCTAACAGAAGGAGATTCCGAGAGCAAAAATATGCAAATCAGTGACTTAGATTTGAATTTGAATTTACGTTCTTTGTCTTGTATGAAAGTCTGGAGACTTTCTATTATTAAATCTTCCATTCATCCTTCGGAAGACTTGAAAGAACCTGTTCTAAAAACTTCTAAATTCGTTATTCAAGTGTTCTATTGTTCAATTGTTCGGAATTGGGTTTATGTTCTTTGTCTAATATGAAAGTCTGGAGACTTTCTATTATTAAATCTTCCAAGTCATCCTTCGGAAGACTTGAAAGAACGTGTTCTAAAAAACTTCTAAATTCGTTATTCAAGTGTTCTATTGTTCAATTGTTCGGAATTGGGTTTATGTTCTTTGTCTAATATGAAAGTCTGGAGACTTTCTTTTATAAAAACTTCCAAGTCATCCTTCGGAAGACTTGGAAGAACGTGATTTACAGATTCTAAAAACTTCAGAAATCGTTATTCAAGTGTTCTATTATTCAATTGTTCGGAATTGGGTTTATGTTCTTTGTCTAATATGAAAGTCTGGAGACTTTCATTTATAAAAACTTCCAAGTCACCCTTCAGAAGACTTGAAAGAACGTTAGTTCGCAATCAAAAATTATCAATCATTCCATCCTTGAGGGTAATCACTCTATCAGATAATTTTGCCAGCTGTAAATTATGTGTTACAATGATAAAAGTTTGTGAAAACTCTTTTCTTAAATCAAGAAATAACTGATGAAGTTCTTCCGCATTTTGTGTATCCAGATTTCCAGAGGGTTCATCTGCCAATACTACTTTGGGGTTGTTAATTAATGCGCGGGCAACAGCAACACGTTGTGATTCACCACCCGACATTTGATTGGGCTGATGATCTAAACGGTCTGTGAGTTTTAAATAAGAAAGTAATTCTTTGGCTTTTGTAATTGTTTTTGCCTTGTTTTCTCCGGCTATAAAAGCAGGAATACACACATTTTCAAGTGCGGTGAATTCAGGTAATAAATGATGATTTTGGAAAATAAAACCGATATTTCTACTTCTGAAGTTGGCTAATTTCTTGGGATTTAATGCGTGAATATTAACATCATCTATCAGTACTTCACCTCCATCTGGTGTGTCAATTGTTCCAACAATATGCAGTAAGGTGCTTTTTCCTGCGCCAGAAGGGCCAACAATTGAAACTATCTCACCAGAATTAACTTCCAGATCAATTCCTTTTAAAACCTGTAATGTATCAAATGATTTGATTATGCCCTTTGCCTTAATCATGGAGCAATTGATGTTAGAATTTCTTAAGAAAACCTCTATAAAATATCAAAATTACCAATACACCTGTTGTAATGGCGGTGTCTGATATATTAAAAACCGGACGGAAAAAGATAAAAGGGTCGCCTCCTACAGCAGGAAACCAGTCGGGATAACTTCCTTTAATTAGGGGAAAGTATAACATATCAACTACGCGTCCATGAAACAAAGGTGCATAATTGAAAATTACCCCATAAATTACAGAATCAATAATATTACCAATGGCACCAACAAAAATCAAACTCAAGCTGATGTTAAATCCGCTTGGTGCATTTTGTTTGATCATTTTTATGAGGATGTATGCAATGAAACCTACTGCTACTATTCTAAAGGAAGTGAGAATAAATTTACCAATTTTACCACCAAATTCAAATCCAAAGGCAAAACCATTGTTTTCAGTGAAATGAAGAATGAACATATTTGGAATTACGTCAATTTCTTCCCCTAATTGCATATTATTTTTCACCCAGAGTTTGAAAATCTGGTCGGCAGCTAAAACAATAATTATTACTAGTAAAGGTTTTATGTATTTCAAAACTAGGATTGCTTTTGTTTGGCTTCTATACTTAATGTGGCATGAGGAACAGCACGTAACCTTTCTTTTGCAATAAGTTTTCCAGTTTCTCGACAAATACCATAAGTTTTGTTTTCTATCCGAATCAAGGCATTTTCAAGGCTGGAAATAAATTTGCGTTGTCTGTCCGCTAAACGACTCAGATTCTCTTTTTCAAGAGAAAAACTGGTATCATCCAAAAGTTTATTAGCCTGATGTGTATCATCAGTTCCGTGTTCATTAGGGTTCAGAATTGAATCTTGAAGAAATTTAAGTTCATCATTTGCTTTTTGAAGTTTCACATTAATGATTTGTCTAAATTCATCTAATTCCTGATCGGAATACCTGGACTTTAATTTTTGTTCTTCCATGGTCTTAAACTTTTGTGATGCTTACACCTAATTTAAGGTCATCAATCTCAATAATATCTTTGTTTTCCCTAATAGTGTGAATAAACTTTAAACTATCTGCTAAAGTTTCGCTGCAAATATAGTTTTTAAATTGATTTATTGATTCTTCTATGATGCTTTCTTTTTCAATTAAAATGTCAATGTGGTCGGTCACTTCAAATCCTTTCGACTTTCTTAAATTTTGAATTCTGTTTACGATTTCTCGGCTTAATCCTTCGAATTTAAGTTTGTCGCTTATTGTAATATCCAAAGCAACAGTTAAGTTGCCTAAATTAGCAACCAACCAACCAGGTATATCTTCTGAAATAATCTCCAAATCAGACAGCTCAATGTTCATTTCTTGTCCTTCAATGCTCAGCAAACAATTCCCATTTTGTTCCAGTTGATTAATTTCATCCTGATCTAATAAACTAAGTTCAGCTGCTACTTGTTTCATTAATTTGCCAAATTTGGGTCCCAGCTTTTTAAAATCAGGTTTGATTTTTTTAGTAATAACCCCCTTGGTGTCTTCAATGTATTCAATTCCTTTGACATTGGTTTCGCTCAATATTAAATCCTTAACTTCTTCTACCTGTTGTTTGAATCTTTTATTGATAATCGGTACTAGTATTTTATTCAAAGGCTGCCTGACTTTGATGTTTTCCTTTTTTCGTAACGAAAGTATCATGGAGCAAATTTGTTGAGCAATTTGCATTCTTTCTTCCAGATCTTTATCTACTTCGTGATCCTGATAAAGAGGAAATTCAGATAAGTGAATTGAATTTACATTGCTTTTTTTACTTACCTGACTTAAATCTCTGAATAATTGTTCAGCAAAAAAAGGTGCTATTGGCGACATTAAATGACTAATATCCATTAAGCAACGATAAAGCGTTTGATAAGCTGATATCTTATCGTGGCTATAATCCCCCTTCCAGAATACTCTTCTACTTAAACGTACATACCAATTGCTTAAATGTTCGTTAACAAATGACTGAATTGCACGACCTGCCTTAGTAGGCTCATAATCTTCATAAAACGCAGTAACCGTTTTAATTAAGCTATTCAACTCAGATAATATCCATCGATCTAGTTCAGGTCTGTCTTGAGTGGGTATTTCTTCTTCAGTAAATTTAAATTGATCAATATTAGCATAAAGTGCGAAAAACGAATAGCTGTTGTAAAGTGTACCAAAGAATTTTCTTCGAACTTCATTAACTCCTTCCAGGTCAAATTTCAAGTTCTCCCATGGTTGGGCGTTGGTAATCATATACCAGCGTGTGGCATCGGCACCATACTGATTTATCACATCAAAAGGATTAACTGCATTGCCTAGCCTTTTCGACATTTTGTTGCCTTGTTTGTCGAGGACTAAACCATGCGATAAACAAGTTTTGTAAGAAACAGAGTCAAAAACAAGTGTGGAAATAGCGTGTAAGGTGAAAAACCATCCCCGGGTTTGGTCTACACCTTCTGAGATATAATCAGAAGGAAAGTAGTTGGATAATTCTGGGCTTTCAAACGGATAATGGAATTGCGCGTATGGCATTGCTCCTGAATCAAACCAAACATCAATTAAGTCCAGTTCGCGATTCATTGCCTGTCCTAAAGGTGAAACCAACACTATATTGTCTGCATAGGGTCTATGAAGATCAAAATTGTTATAATTTTCATCCGACATATCACTTGGATCATAAGATGCCAGCGGATTATTTTCCATGAAACCTGCATCCATTGATTTTTCAATTTCGCTTTTTAATTCAGCAATTGAACCGATGCAAATTTCTTCTTCTCCATCTTCAGTTTTCCAAATAGGAAGGGGAGTGCCCCAATATCTGGATCGGGATAAATTCCAATCCACTAAATTTTCAAGCCAATTCTCGAATCGACCTAATCCTGTTGATTTAGGTTTCCAATTAATGGTTTTGTTTAATGCAATTAGTTTATCCTTAGCAGCGGTGGTTCTGATAAACCAAGAGTCCAAAGGATAATACAAGATAGGTTTATCGGTCCTCCAACAATGTGGATAGCTGTGCACATGCTTTTCTATTTTGAAAGCTTTATTTTCCAGCTTAAGCATCACAACAATATCAACATCTGTTGTTGGATCTTTATCCGTTAAGTTTGAATCGTATTCATTCTTGACGAATTTTGCTGCAAAGCCTTTGTAATTTTCCTTATTTACATATTGCTCAATAAAGTCATTATCCAAATCTTCAACGGGGTAAAATCGACCTGTTCTATCCACCATTGGTTGCCTTTTCCCTTGCTTGTCAATCAATACCAAAGGAACAATATTGTTTTGTTTGGCAACTCTATCGTCATCAGCACCAAAAGTTGGTGCAATATGAACGATACCTGTACCATCTTCTGTGGTTACAAAATCGCCAAGAATAACTCTAAATGCATCTCCCATTGGTTTGATCCATGGAATTAACTGTTCGTAGTTTATTCCTTCCAGCTCTTTGCCAGTAAACTCTGCTAAAACTTTATATGGAATCTCCTTATCACCTATCTTATAATCTTCGAAAGCTAAATTTTCATTCTTTTCAGGAAAATAGTTTCTGAATAATTCTTTCGCCAATATCAGATTTACTGCCGTTCCTGTATATTGGTTAAAGGTTTTGATTAAAACATAGTTGATTTTCGAACCAACTGCCAATGCGGTGTTTGAAGGCAATGTCCATGGTGTGGTAGTCCATGCAAGAAAAAATAAATCGGCATCAAGTATTTTTATAATATGATCAGACTTATCATCCCGAATCACTTTAAACTGGCCAACACAGGTTGTATCTTTAACGTCTTTGTAACAGCCGGGCTGATTTAATTCGTGTGATGATAAACCTGTACCAGCTGCTGGTGAAAAAGGCTGAATAGTGTAGCCTTTGTACAATAGATTTTTCTTATATAACTCTTTTAAAAGCCACCAAACTGATTCGATGTATTTATTCTCAAAAGTAATATAGGGATCATCAAGATTAACCCAATAACCCATTTTTGTGGTTATTTCATCCCAGGAATCCTTATATTTTAATACATCTTTTCGACAGGCTGCGTTATAGTCTTCAACGCTTATTTTTTTTCCTATGTCCTCTTTGGTTAATCCTAAAGATTTTTCAACTGAAATTTCAACCGGTAAGCCATGTGTATCCCAACCTGCTTTTCGTTTCACCTGAAATCCTTGTAGTGTTTTGTAACGGCAAAATATATCCTTTAAGGTTCTTGATAGCATATGATGGATGCCTGGCATTCCATTAGCAGAGGGAGGCCCTTCATAAAAGATGAAGGGTGTTTTCCCTTCACGTGTATTGATACTTTCTTCAAAAGTATTGTGTTCACTCCAAAACTTTTTTACGGCCTCTTCAATCTCTGAGTGATTGTAGTTTTTGTATTCATTGAACTTCAACATGCTATATCTTCTAACCCTGCTTTAAATTGCTCCTTAAAATACTGATTATAATCAGTTAATACACAAAAAATTATTGCGCAAATATGCGGATTTTTTACTAAAAGATTTTGATTGAAGTCCCTAAATAGCAAGTAACCTAATTTATTGTTAGGGAATATATAAGAGTAAAAATTAGATTATGCAGCAAAAAACCTTGCCTCGATTAAAAGCATTGTTCTACTCAATGATACTGATGACCGTAGTTTACTTGATTGCTTTTAAAATATTATTGTAATACGCAAACAGCTTTAGTCGTTGAATATCACTTTTTTAAAGTAGATATTATTGTCAATATCAACAATTCGTATAAAAAAGAGGCCACTTCCCGGACTCAGTATTTTGTGTGTTTTAGTCATTGGTTTTGCATGCAAAATTTCATCTCCTAATGCATTATACAGCCAAATTTCTTTCAGCAGATTTTGCGAAATAATAAGGGATTCATATGTAGCCGGATTTGGGACAATTGAAATAGCCTCCTGAAATCCTTCTTCTTCCACACCAACAACAACTGAAATATAATCTTCTTTGCTTACTGTTCCCATACATCCATCTTCGTTTATGATTCTCAGACTGACACTGTAATTGCCCGGGGCTTTGTAAGTATGTGATGGATTGGTTGCTTGAGATGTTTCTCCATCGCCAAATTTCCAATAATAGTACTTGAAACTTTGAGGATTTGCATTGGCCTTCATGCTGAAAAACACCTTCCACTGATTGCTCTGCTTAACAATTTGTTTTGCACTAAAGTTAAAATCAGCGGTGTCAATCAGGCTGAGATTTAGGGTATCTCTATTTGAACATCCATTCGAATCAGTATAGTAATAACTAACATCAAAATTGACTGATTGATCGTTGGTATTAATCTTGTTTCCGTTTATATTATATCCAAAATAGCTTCCTCCTGATGGTATTCCCAATAACTCAATTTCTCCATAGTTTTGGCAAAATACGGATTGCCCATTAACAGTTTTCAAATCAATTGGGATTGCTTTGTTTTGCAGTTGAATTGTAAGGGTATCAATATTTGAACATCCAATTGTATCTGTGTATTTATAATACACATCAAAGTTCTCATGCTCATCTTTTGTATTAACAGTATTCCCAACCACATTATTTCCTAAATACAAACCTCCTGACGGAGTTCCTATGAATTCAATAATGCCATAATCTGGACAAAATTCAGATTGACCATTCACAGTTTGTAAATCGATAGCCATTGGTTTGTTTATCAGTTTGATCGTTAAGGAGCCATTATTTGAACATCCATTGGAATCGGTATATCCATAGTGAACATTAAAATCTCCATTTTGATCTTTGGTATTTACTGTATTTCCAATAACCTTATACCCATAGAACCAACCTCCCAATGGTGTTCCGGTTAATTCTATTTTCCCGTAATCAGCACAAAATTCAGTAATCCCACTTTTTGTTGCTAACGCAGGATGAGGAATGTCGTTTACTGTAATATAAGTGGTGTCATATTCAGGACATAAGTCATATCCTGCTTTAAAGATTATTTCATGTGTTCCAATACCTGCAGTATCTGCATTAAAATAGCGCTGATTGATT is a genomic window containing:
- a CDS encoding BamA/TamA family outer membrane protein, producing the protein MQTSSKFPLQQSVLFLLLSIFMLSNSFADAPIYESDSLVVTDILILGTKKTKDHVILRELTFQKGSVISKQKLDTIVRINENHIFNTHLFLEVNIESRILDQNEVSFIIVVKERWYTIPNVVIELADRSLNEWWYLYNHDMKRVEYGFLLNQYNCRGRNETFSAMVKSGFSQQLYASYEVPYFAKSQKSGLLLVAQYIRNREFALTTLQSNELSYLRKDEFIRQRMRFDVRYSYRPSISNKHSINFSYNQDGISDSAAQINPSYLENGSNKQQYFALQYIFETNKTNIHYYPTAGYYSKLELVKNGLSIFNDVNHVNFSGLFSAYKPISKKLFFATQLSTEFSSGRNQSFLLAPNFGYHGIFVRSFEYYLIKGQAYFLNRNELKYHLLSHVLDLEFITLPKFNRIPIDAYVKLFFDDGYVYDDFHYKSFNLQNKWLLSAGVGLDIVSYYDMVFRFEYGWNNLKENGFFLHVNKAI
- the kdsB gene encoding 3-deoxy-manno-octulosonate cytidylyltransferase, which encodes MKVIAIIPARYASSRFPGKPLAMIGDKSMIRRVYERVKLSGVDEVLIATDDDRIKEHVEKFGAKVIITSSNHTTGTERCAEALTKSTNDFDIVINVQGDEPFIDPSHLKQLSRVFEEKDIQIASLMDKFETLDELHSPNNIKITVDQHNFALYFSRSVIPYIRDQNIDKWFAENTFHKHIGIYAFRTSVLKEIVKLQSIQTEAAESLEQLRWLYHGYKIKLIESKHHGISVDTPEDLEQANYILNNTYS
- a CDS encoding lipoprotein signal peptidase, which codes for MLVLKYIKPLLVIIIVLAADQIFKLWVKNNMQLGEEIDVIPNMFILHFTENNGFAFGFEFGGKIGKFILTSFRIVAVGFIAYILIKMIKQNAPSGFNISLSLIFVGAIGNIIDSVIYGVIFNYAPLFHGRVVDMLYFPLIKGSYPDWFPAVGGDPFIFFRPVFNISDTAITTGVLVILIFYRGFLKKF
- a CDS encoding TraR/DksA family transcriptional regulator → MEEQKLKSRYSDQELDEFRQIINVKLQKANDELKFLQDSILNPNEHGTDDTHQANKLLDDTSFSLEKENLSRLADRQRKFISSLENALIRIENKTYGICRETGKLIAKERLRAVPHATLSIEAKQKQS
- a CDS encoding PKD domain-containing protein; translation: MAIDLQTVNGQSEFCPDYGIIEFIGTPSGGLYLGNNVVGNTVNTKDEHENFDVYYKYTDTIGCSNIDTLTIQLQNKAIPIDLKTVNGQSVFCQNYGEIELLGIPSGGSYFGYNINGNKINTNDQSVNFDVSYYYTDSNGCSNRDTLNLSLIDTADFNFSAKQIVKQSNQWKVFFSMKANANPQSFKYYYWKFGDGETSQATNPSHTYKAPGNYSVSLRIINEDGCMGTVSKEDYISVVVGVEEEGFQEAISIVPNPATYESLIISQNLLKEIWLYNALGDEILHAKPMTKTHKILSPGSGLFFIRIVDIDNNIYFKKVIFND
- a CDS encoding CTP synthase, whose amino-acid sequence is MKSTRYIFVTGGVTSSLGKGILASSLAKLLQASGYRVTIQKFDPYINVDPGTLNPYEHGECYVTDDGAETDLDLGHYERFLNQPTSQMNNTTTGAVYQAVINKERHGDFLGKTVQVVPHITDEIKSRFTKLAESGNFDIVITEIGGTVGDIESTPFVEAVRQFKWELGPGMCLVIHLTLIPFLKAAGELKTKPTQHSVKVLQEHGIQPDILVCRAEHSLGKDIRAKIAKFCNVTTDSVIEAIDVDTIYEVPLKMKEENLDRVVLFKLNLMAKHDPELTAWKKFIQKLKTPVREVSIALIGKYTELPDAYKSIKESFTHASAMNECKVKVDYISSEYINNNNVAEKLSKYHGILVAPGFGDRGIEGKVTAINYVRENKIPFFGICLGMQCAVIEFGRNVLKFADAHSTEFNPDSEYPVIDLMQEQTNIINKGGTMRLGSYPCDISSDSKAYKIYKKKTIAERHRHRYEFNNKFREDYKKAGFIPVGLNTKSDLVEIMELHDHPWFIGAQFHPELKSTVANPHPLFVDFVRAAIEYSKS
- a CDS encoding isoleucine--tRNA ligase, yielding MLKFNEYKNYNHSEIEEAVKKFWSEHNTFEESINTREGKTPFIFYEGPPSANGMPGIHHMLSRTLKDIFCRYKTLQGFQVKRKAGWDTHGLPVEISVEKSLGLTKEDIGKKISVEDYNAACRKDVLKYKDSWDEITTKMGYWVNLDDPYITFENKYIESVWWLLKELYKKNLLYKGYTIQPFSPAAGTGLSSHELNQPGCYKDVKDTTCVGQFKVIRDDKSDHIIKILDADLFFLAWTTTPWTLPSNTALAVGSKINYVLIKTFNQYTGTAVNLILAKELFRNYFPEKNENLAFEDYKIGDKEIPYKVLAEFTGKELEGINYEQLIPWIKPMGDAFRVILGDFVTTEDGTGIVHIAPTFGADDDRVAKQNNIVPLVLIDKQGKRQPMVDRTGRFYPVEDLDNDFIEQYVNKENYKGFAAKFVKNEYDSNLTDKDPTTDVDIVVMLKLENKAFKIEKHVHSYPHCWRTDKPILYYPLDSWFIRTTAAKDKLIALNKTINWKPKSTGLGRFENWLENLVDWNLSRSRYWGTPLPIWKTEDGEEEICIGSIAELKSEIEKSMDAGFMENNPLASYDPSDMSDENYNNFDLHRPYADNIVLVSPLGQAMNRELDLIDVWFDSGAMPYAQFHYPFESPELSNYFPSDYISEGVDQTRGWFFTLHAISTLVFDSVSYKTCLSHGLVLDKQGNKMSKRLGNAVNPFDVINQYGADATRWYMITNAQPWENLKFDLEGVNEVRRKFFGTLYNSYSFFALYANIDQFKFTEEEIPTQDRPELDRWILSELNSLIKTVTAFYEDYEPTKAGRAIQSFVNEHLSNWYVRLSRRVFWKGDYSHDKISAYQTLYRCLMDISHLMSPIAPFFAEQLFRDLSQVSKKSNVNSIHLSEFPLYQDHEVDKDLEERMQIAQQICSMILSLRKKENIKVRQPLNKILVPIINKRFKQQVEEVKDLILSETNVKGIEYIEDTKGVITKKIKPDFKKLGPKFGKLMKQVAAELSLLDQDEINQLEQNGNCLLSIEGQEMNIELSDLEIISEDIPGWLVANLGNLTVALDITISDKLKFEGLSREIVNRIQNLRKSKGFEVTDHIDILIEKESIIEESINQFKNYICSETLADSLKFIHTIRENKDIIEIDDLKLGVSITKV
- a CDS encoding ABC transporter ATP-binding protein, translating into MIKAKGIIKSFDTLQVLKGIDLEVNSGEIVSIVGPSGAGKSTLLHIVGTIDTPDGGEVLIDDVNIHALNPKKLANFRSRNIGFIFQNHHLLPEFTALENVCIPAFIAGENKAKTITKAKELLSYLKLTDRLDHQPNQMSGGESQRVAVARALINNPKVVLADEPSGNLDTQNAEELHQLFLDLRKEFSQTFIIVTHNLQLAKLSDRVITLKDGMIDNF